The Ammospiza caudacuta isolate bAmmCau1 chromosome 22, bAmmCau1.pri, whole genome shotgun sequence genomic sequence AGGCACTTGAGAAAGGAtttactaaaataatttcttttattgatttttttaagtgcCCACTTGTCACATTTACTCAGTGTTCCCTCTGCTTATGGCTCTGGGGGAGGGGGTTGGCATTGtcatttaaaatacaattttccttTAGATTCTCATctgaaggaggggaaaaagtgTATTTTCTAACTGCATCATCAAGGATGTGATGGATTGTCAGAGGGAAGGGAGATGGTCCTGTGCCAGGAGTGGGCAgctgtgggatggagctgaTCCCATTGCTCCTGTGAGACACGCATGGAGCCACTGTGAGTCGCACCCCACACCCCCACTGAACACCCAGACATCAGTGTTGGACATTCTGCACCAAGCTCAGCCCCCACAGTGCAGCTCTGCGTGACAAACCACGGGGGTGTGCTGAGCTGGAGTGCGCTGTGTGACAGCAACCTGAGacagacacagctccagccaggagatccagccccagctccaggcaggagatccaaccccagctccagccaggagATCCaaccccagctccaggcaggagatccagccccagctccaggcaggagaTCCaaccccagctccaggcaggagatccagccccagctccagccaggagATCCAGCCCCAGCCCTAGGCAGGAgatccagccccagctccaggcaggagaTCCAaccccagctctgggcaggagatccagccccagctccaggcaggagatccagccccagctccagggagatGTGATGTTCATGGGCTGAAGCAGCCCCAAACCTCTTGCCCATGAGCCACAGGATGTTTTTCTACCACTCCCCCCAGTGCACTTGGAGGAGatctgctgagctctgtgtgtgcacagccaaGGCTTGGCTTGAGGTTAGGGAGACACAGAATCTGGAATCCGAGGTTCAGACTCACCAGAGGTGGAAAGGCCACAGGAAGGGTTAGAGCATGGTGATGGTGAGCACAGGAGGgatgaaagagagagagacaaagCAGGTTAATTCAGCAGCCACACCTGCCTTTGCAGGGTTTGATCCTCCCTGTGACAGTGCTGGGGCCACCATCCCCTCCTTGAGCTGCACCGTGTGCCGGACCAGGGATCTGGGGAGATGGCTTGTGGCAAATCAGCTCCCTCAGGGTTTGTGTTGGGCCCTGGGATCCCTCCTGTCGCACAGAGCCGCGTGTGCCCGCTCAGGCCACGGGGGTGCTGAGCTCCGTGCCCGGGGGCTCCGTGTCCCAGAGGCTGACGGAGCGGGCGCCGGGGCCCCGCGGCGCCGGGGGCAGCCTGGGCTCGCTGCCCGGAGCCCCGGAGTCCATGGAGTCGGTCTCCGCCTGCAGGGTGAGCACGTTCTTGAGGGAGGTGGCGGCGCGGGCCGCGCTGTTGGAGTTCCTCATGGACAGGGAGATGGCGCTGGGCCGCGGCTCCGCCGGgcgccggcagcagggcaggaatttGCCCATGGCCCTCTTGAAGTCCCTCATGAAGAGCGGGTAGATGATGGGGTTCATGGTGCTGTTGCAGTAGCCCAGCCAGGTGAGCACATCGAAGAATCCGGCCGGGACACAGTCACAAACTGcctgggggacacagcagggatcAGCAGCCTCCcgcctcagccccagcctgtagcaGACTCCATGGAGCTGGCTAGGCCCCCATGGCGTACTGAGATTTAACAGTAGGAACTGCTGAGACAGCAAAATAGGCTCCTGTCTTCTGCCTCTTGAACCCTAGCTTATCTCTGTAACCCCACAGGCCACTTTCCCCCTAATCCTTACTAATGGGCAAGTTTAGATCCCCCTTTACCCTATAAAAAGGGGCAGTTTTAGCCCGTTCAGGAGAAGAAGAGCTGTCACTGGAACCCTTCACAGACACCTCAATAAACCATCGCTGTGGAACCACCAggaccctcctcctcctctctctctgcttCTACCCCCAGCCCTCTGGTGCTTTTGACAAGCACGAGCTGAAATCCTAAGAGAGCTGCTAATCACTAAAGAGCTGAAAATCACTTAGCTTGCTAAAGGTAGCCACGGCTTCCAGCAGCATTCGGGCACTCTGTGTCCAGGAGGGACTGATTTATCCAGACAGGACGGCCTTGCTCGAGGTTAAGCCTAATCTGAGGACCTGTGGGTCTTTTTCACCAACATTCCCCTTTCAGAGGAAACCTTCAAATCCtttttgaagggttttttccttgctgttgcTCCCTGGGGAATTGCATCCTTGGTCCCAGAGGTCCAGCAAGACCTTCCGGTGCCTCCAATTGAACCCAGCTGGATTCCAAAGGGAAAACTTCTGGAAACCCGACATCAAGCCCTTGCAGGCTCTTACCTGAGCTACGTTGGTGACAAAGAAGGGCAGCCAAGCCACGAAGAACATGCCCAGGAGGATGCCCAGGGTCAGGCTGGCCTTCAGAGCCTTCTTGCTGTGCTTGTTGGTGAACCTCCTGCTCTCACTGCTGGCCAGGGGCTGGCTCGGGGCACGTGGGACCTGCAGCCAGAGACAGGCAGGGGTGGGCAGCTCTCCCTggcaccagcactgccctcTGCTCAACAAAAGTGGCATTTGGTGCTCCAGATCCTGCAAAACCCCTGCCAGTAATTCCCTTCTCTGTTCAGGGCTTTGCAGACACCACGAGCCGGACACACACCACGAGCCCTGAAGCACAAATTAGGAAGGGGAAACAATAGAAACCCTCAACACTAAGGGTATGATTTTATTTACTGTAAAATAGTGTGTTTGTCATTAGGCTGCTCTTTAGAGAAAAACCCAGCTCAGTCCATGTGAGGATAAAGCCTGCCCTAaacaggcagctccagctgctgatTACAGCAGCAAACTAATTATGGTTTTAAAAGGAGGACATGAAACATTTCAGCCTCCAAACACCATAACCCAGCCCTCCGTCCCCTCCTGCAATCTAAAATTAAGTGATTATCTCAGCCCTCCCCTGTAATTAAATGATACCCTGTTGCAACTCAGCTTCCAGCccaaaaagagaacaaaaatctcaaaaattagATTAAGATGTAAAAGGTTAAAAGATGAATCTGAGGGTTCTCTGGCTGACGCCTTATTCCTCAGCCAATTTGGGTCTTCAAGGAACGTTTTGGGCCTCAGCTGAATGACAGGGGGATGGATGCTGCTCTTGCATggcacagcaaagccctgaaCATCCCCTGACTCTGTGGAGTCCAAAAACCTGGCAGCCTGTGAGGAAATAAACAATTTATGATATTGTGTGTTTATTCTttaattctccttttccttttgacCGTCTGGTGCAGCTTATCACGTGTGGGAGAGCTGGCCGgagtcctggctctgctcttggAGAGAATAAACTCAATCAAGGTATTTAAAGGCAATTAAGTTTGCTTTTTCCCTGTAGGATATGAGGTCAATAAAGCCTATTACAGGGAATTAAAGCTGTTAGATTTAGTGGCAATTACCTTCTCCTGGAGAAATACAAACAAGTGCAGCCACGTTTTTGTTATAAAACCCACACACTCCGGTTCCACCGGCGAGCACACGAGGAGGGCTTTGGCAGCTCCTGTTATAGAGCAGGTAACAAAAATAGAAGCTTCTGTTCAAAATAAGGTGCTCTCGGGAATCTGGCATTTGCTATTAGTTAAAATCCTTCTCCCCCGTATGTCTCACACCCACCACGGCCAAGATTTGTGAGTGGAAAGTCAGATAAGATTAAACCCCTCGGGGATGACGCCAGCCAAGAGAGGGGGGAAACTGCGCTTATTTTGCACTGCTGAGCATTTTTGCCTGAAtcttatttatttctctgcttgTGCTCACGCTCTTTCTGTGCTCATGAGCAGCTTCAGAGCTCTCCATTGCTGGGACAAGGCACGGGGCACCTCAGAGGATGTCAGCGAGGATGTTGCCCAAAATCTTCCTCCCTGCAGTTGTCAAAGCTGGCTCCAGCCCCGAGGCCATCCAGGAGGCAGAAACAGCCCAGGCACCCAAATTGTGGGATCTGCCAGAGGTATCACGTCCCTGTGGGCTCCTTACCTGTGGCGTGGCCTCATCAGCAGTGGCCACGTTGGAGGTCAGGGAGGCCACCTGCACGGCCTGCTTGCGCGCCGCCAGCAGGATGCGGCAGTAGGTGAAGGAGATGGCGGCGGAGGGCAGGAAGAAGGTGAGGCAGGAGGCCACCAGGGCGTAGGGCAGGCTGACCCGCAGCCGGCACTGCTCCTCGTCCCCCCGGCCCCCCGTGACGTTCAGGGGCTGCACCTGGAACTCCAGCTCGTGCCAGCCCATCTTGATGGGCAGGAAGGAGGCCAGCGCGGCCAAGGCCCAGGCGGCCAGGACGAGCGCCAGCGCCCGGCAGGACGTCATGCGCAGCTTGTAGCGCAGCGGGGACGTGATCAGCAGGTACCTGTCCAGGCTGATGAGGCACAGGTTGAGGATGGAGGCGCTGCAGCACATGACGTCGAAGGAGGCCCAGAGGGAGCAGAAGTCCCCCCGCAGCACCCAGCGGCCGTAGAGCTGGTTGAGCATGGCCGGGGGCATCACCACCAGCCCCACCATCAGGTCCGACATGAACAGGGACACCAGGAAATAGTTGGAGGTGTTGCGGAGGGAGCGCTGGCTGAcgatgaggaggatgaggaggaagttGCCCGCCGTGGTCAGCAGGATGATGAAGCAGAGGAAGGCGgccacccagctgctgctcacgAGCAGGGAGTGCTCTCCCAGCACGCTGGCATTGGGGGCCCCCAGGTCCCCCTCCATGAGGagccaggggcagggctggctctgggctgggcacctTCTCCAGCGTGGCCCGTGCTACGTGATCATCACCAGCGCTGGGGAAGGAGGATcatctctctgctctgtgtctgtcctccctcctcctctcctcctcctctccctctcttcccccACTGTCTCTCCTCACTGGCATTCAGGGCAGGCTGACATTCCCAGGAGCCGATCAGCAGCACCAAGGTTCCCTCCCCATTACTCACAGCAGTTCCTGTAAatccccctgctctggggtgtccctggatgCTGCTTCTGGACGCTGGGGACGAGCTGGAAGGCAGAGTTCCCAAGGTGCCAGGGATGGCAGGATGCTCTGGATACCCTGATGCTCTGGATGCGCTGGACCAAGGAATAATACAGCACCGAGATGCTCTGGATGCTCTGCACTtcagctgctggggatgctctgcatCCCAGGATATCccaggtgccagggctgctctgtaCCCAGGGTACCCTGGCcgctggggatgctctggacTCCAGGATGCTCCagatgctggggatgctccGGCCCCCCGAGGCTCAGCTGCCGCCCCCCGGCTGGGCTGGGcgccctgcagagctctgtgcccgGGGTCCCGGAGCTCCTCCGCTGCTGCAGCCGGAGCGTCGGGAGCGGCAGAGCAGCCTCGGGCGAGGAGGACCGGGATGCTCCCGGCCGAGCCCGCCCGGGAGGAGGAAGATGCGGGGTGTGGAAGGGATCTCTGCCGCGGCACAGCAGCGTCCAGCCCACAGGGAGCGGTGGCAgtgggtgtgtgcaggtgcCAGCCCGACTTTCACCTGCTGCTCTGGATGCGCACAAAGGATGCAGAAATGCCGATCGaggaggtggggctgggggggagaggaggagatgaaatggAAGCGCTAATGAAAACAGGGATCTGGACTAAACTCCACAAAGTGGCAGCCAGAGAGTTCCCGTTTCTGCCTTAAAGAGACAGCCCCGtgctctgccatccctgctggagACACCTGGGCCAGCAGCTCAGTGGCCAAACCCGGCTGGCAGCTCCGAGTTCCAGGCTCCACCCTCCACACtgggcaggaaaaagcaaaattttgcaAAGTCAAATAAAACCACAACGAACAGCTGCCCACAACAGCccccaggcagcagccccaggactCACTGGCAGATATTGCAGCAATCTGTAgccagggatggaggagcagagACAAGGGAGACCCTggcccctctgccccagggtTATTTGGAGTGGCTtggggcagcccagctccctgcctgagGGGCAGTCCTGGATGGCCCCACAGCAACAACGGAGGGGACCCAGCTCAGGAAACCCTTCTGAgtctctgtgtgctgctggggatTCTGTGCTGCCACCTCCATGCTCAGGGCAAACACCTCagggggctgggcagggactgctTGGGGTTCTTTACTTACCCAGCTGCCCAAAGTTGGGGTTCTCCAACCAGTGGCTGTGATTTCTGCTGGGGCAGACCAGAACTGAGGGCAATGGCTCCAGCACAGACCAGAGCTGAGGGTGTGCTCCTGGCACCcaccctgtgctcccagggccagccctgccctccccaagTGCCCACTGGAGCTTTCCTTGGCACGCCTCCCTGGGCAGTTGTGCTGCAGATGTGTGGGTGAGAGCCAGCTGTGCACACCACACCCCCAGCCACCACCCCGGGACAGAAATCAGCCTCTTCACCACGTCCTGCTTTTCCAGTCACCTTTCCAACACATTTGTTGTGCTTTTCCCAGTGCCTGAATGGGCATTCCAGGCCTGGAAACCATCTGTGAGCAAGGCAGGGGAGGTGGAAGGCAGGGACCcagacaaacacacacagatttATCCCCCCAGATCTCTGGGTCAGGCTGCCACTGGcaaactgctgctgccactTGTGCCAggacaagctctgctgcccaggaccctcCCCTGGATGCTGCCACCAAacctccctgtccccctcagtgtcacagtgtGCTGGCAGCAGTCCCAGGGCAGCACCACGTGCAAGGCTCTGTTTGCAGCAGGAGGTTTCCTTAGAAAAGACTTTGCCCCAGGAAAGCCTCTCTGTGCTTGGAGCAGAGAGAAACCCcaccctgagcagcctcagATTTATCCCAGCTGGATGCACAGGGAGGAAATAATTTCCCAGTGCAGGGCCAGccttccttcccagccctgctgctcaccaggAACACCCCAGATTGTCTGCAGAGCTTTTGCTTCTGAGGGGGAGACTGGGTCAGAATCATGGagtcctggaatggtttgggtgtggaggggccttaaagatcattccattcccacccctgccatggcagggacaccttccactgtgccagggtgctctgagcctcacccagcctggccttgggcactgccagggatccagggcagccacagctgctctgagcagcctcttCCCAACACCCACAGCACATCCTCCACGCATGGGAGGCTTTGTACACTTGGTTTGGATGTGTTTGCTGGGGCAGCAAATCTGAACTGATTGAaacaaaatgtgtttaaaaaaacctgcCTTAAAATGAAGACCAAATCCCGCCATTGTCCCTGCAAAAgcttctctgtgctggcagctctcctgGCCTGTCTGTGCTGCATTTCTGGACACATCTGCAGAGATCATGGACtccaccagctctgctctccagcaccactagcagggaaagcaaaaccagGTTGTCAACAGCCACCCAAGTGTcaacatggcaaaaaaaaaaaaaaaaacaaaaaaaagggtgAGACAGGGAGAGTCAAACTGGGAGCTGAGAGACTTCAGTGAGTCCCCAGCAGtccagggctgagcacagaAACATCCAACCCTGCAATGCTCTCTCGAGATGTCCTTCAGGCTGTAACTGGGGTGGCTCCCTGGGTTTGAATCTGGGCAGAGCCTGGCTAACTACCTCAGTTTATGGTTTCATCTGCACAGCAGCCCTCACTGCCTGCCCCTGCTGGAGTTCAGCTTGTGTGGAATGGAGGTGGAGATGTCCTGCTCCAAACACCTggaactgcagctcctggagttcACAGGAACAGCCCCCTGCTGAATCCAGCTTGTTTCCACTGTACACCAGCAAAGGGGCCCCATGGTGGTGCTCAGTGACCACCATGGTTTCTCCACCTTTGCCAGGCTCTCAGGTAAAGCTCCCTTCCTTGGGAAGACACCTCACAGCCTAAAAACATCACAGTAACACCCAGAGCACCTCTAGCCCTGCCAGGCCCTCCCTGGtcagcccagcccctctgctgtggCAATTCCTGCCTAACACAAAGCCTCTCCCACTTCCCAAGGCACAGACCTGCTCTCCCAAcctctgcagagcccccagagccccacagAGGAGGGCAATGAGAGCTGAGCTCAATAAAGGGGACAATGAGAGCTGAGCTCAATAAAGGGGACAATGAGAGCTGAGCTCAGTGAGGGCAATGAGAGCTGAGCTCAGTAAGGGGCAGTGAGAGCTGAGCTTAATAAAGGGACACTCAGagctctctgctggcccagcacagcctctggcccctccaggagctgctggaccttccccagggccaggctcaGAGCAAGGAGCATCACTAATCCTTGCTCAGGGCACATCCACGCTGGCACCAGTGGGACCAGAGGTTTgcatgggcacagggaatgCCCGATCCAAACCCCCTTGGGAAGAACCCGCTGGCTCCAGCCACGGTGCCCCTCCGTGCCCCGAAGGGATGTCCTGTCCTGTTCTGTCCTgttctgtcctgtcctgtcctgtccgAGCCGGCCTCCCGGAGCATCCCGTGAGCACGGGGATGCCGGGGACACGGCGGAGCGAGGCTGGCACCTAGTGGCTGTCACCTACGGCTGTCACCCTGCGGCACAGCAGCCCCGGAGGCTCCcgtgtgtcacagacatctgttaggaaaaatcctttccttaggattttttcctccagaaaagctgagaggcttcagggacaaaatgcaaacaatgatgatctgctgctgtggaatgcaacaggtgcatttGTGATTGATGtcatagagttgtttctaattaatggccaatcacagtcagctgtgggaaggagccacaagcctttgttatcattcttttctactcttagccagccttctgatgaaatcctttcttctattcttttagtatagttataatataatatatatcataaaataataaaacatggAGTCTgttcctcatctcttccctcatgctcggacccctgtgaacaccgtcgCACTCATGCACAGGCggctcccacagctccccaggcagctcccccagcacatGCAGCCCACACCCTCAGTATTTGGGCTCgcttttcctcccagcagctctctgctccctttcccagctggaacACGGCTCGAAGCTATGGGAACCACGGCtctcccctgccccagagcctcctgcctgtcctggcCTCAGCACCGCCAAAAACCAGACAGGCggcacagcactgagcagtgGAAGTCAGAACtaatttatttaagaaaaaaaaaacccaaaacttgtCAAAAGGAGGGGGAGGCATTCGATTACAAGCTCTGGAAGCTCTTGTCAGG encodes the following:
- the HTR6 gene encoding 5-hydroxytryptamine receptor 6 yields the protein MEGDLGAPNASVLGEHSLLVSSSWVAAFLCFIILLTTAGNFLLILLIVSQRSLRNTSNYFLVSLFMSDLMVGLVVMPPAMLNQLYGRWVLRGDFCSLWASFDVMCCSASILNLCLISLDRYLLITSPLRYKLRMTSCRALALVLAAWALAALASFLPIKMGWHELEFQVQPLNVTGGRGDEEQCRLRVSLPYALVASCLTFFLPSAAISFTYCRILLAARKQAVQVASLTSNVATADEATPQDLEHQMPLLLSRGQCWCQGELPTPACLWLQVPRAPSQPLASSESRRFTNKHSKKALKASLTLGILLGMFFVAWLPFFVTNVAQAVCDCVPAGFFDVLTWLGYCNSTMNPIIYPLFMRDFKRAMGKFLPCCRRPAEPRPSAISLSMRNSNSAARAATSLKNVLTLQAETDSMDSGAPGSEPRLPPAPRGPGARSVSLWDTEPPGTELSTPVA